The DNA segment TGCGGCGGCAGGCCGTCCTTGAGCTTGCGGTAGCCGACGAGCGCGAAGATCGCGGCGATCACGAGCAGCACGAAGGCCACGAGAAGGGCGGCGAGCCAGCCGGGCATCACGTAGGACAACCCCAGCACGGCGGCCGTCAGCAGCACACCGAGCATGTACAGCACGACGACGACAGCGACGGCGATGAGTGCGCCGCCGATTCCCCACGCCTTGAACTTGCCGATCATCTCGACCTTGAGCTGCTGGATCTCGCCCATGACGAGTTCGC comes from the Marisediminicola antarctica genome and includes:
- a CDS encoding phage holin family protein, whose protein sequence is MSVPIDQETKKKKRSLFELIADVPTLVRELVMGEIQQLKVEMIGKFKAWGIGGALIAVAVVVVLYMLGVLLTAAVLGLSYVMPGWLAALLVAFVLLVIAAIFALVGYRKLKDGLPPQPTATIESVKRDIDTIKGMTK